CGCTCGCCCCGACAGATACGGGTATGGACGAAAAGCGGGAACTGACGAGCGTCGACATCGCGGCGCTGGCCGGCGAGCTCGGCCAGTATCGCGGCGCGCACGTCGACAAGGTCTATCTCTATCCCGACGAGGACCTGCTGCGGTTTCGCATGAGCGACTACGACCGCGGACGGACCGAGCTGCTGATCGAGGTCGGCGAGAACAAGCGCGCGCACGTCGCCGACCCCGAGCACGTGCCGGACGCGCCCGAGCGACCGCCGAACTTCGCGATGATGCTTCGCAATCGCCTCTCGGGGGCGACGCTGGAGGCCGTCGAGCAGTTCGAGTTCGACCGCATCCTCACGCTGCGATTCGAGCGCGAGGCCGACTCAACGACGGTCGTCGCCGAGCTGTTCGGTGACGGCAACGTGGCCGTTCTCGACGAGAACGACGACGTCGTCGACTGTCTGGAGACGGTCCGACTGAAGTCCAGAACGGTCGTGCCCGGCTCGCACTACGAGTTTCCCTCGGCGCGGTTCAACCCGCTCACCGTCGACTACGAGCGGTTCCGCGAGCGGATGGCACAGTCCGACAGCGACGTCGTCCGGACGCTGGCGACCCAGCTCAACTTCGGTGGGCTGTACGGCGAAGAGCTGTGCTCGCGAGCCGGGGTCCCATACAATCAGGACATCGAAGCGACCGGCGACGAGGAATTCGAGGCGCTCTACCGAGAGATCGAGTCGCTGTCGCGGCGACTCGGCGAGGGGGATCTGGACGCCCGCGTCTACTACGAGAGCGACGGCGACGACCGGGTCCGCGTGGACGTGACGCCGTTCCCTCTCGCGGAGTACGCCGACCGCGAGAGCGAGCCCTTCGAGTCGTTCAACGAGGCGCTTGACGACTACTTCACGAACGTCGACGCCGACCACAGCGACCGCGACGGCGGCGAAGAGCGCGGCCGCCCGGACTTCGAGGCCGAGATCGAGAAACAGAAACGCATCATCGACCAGCAACAGCAGGCCATCGAGGACTTCGAGCGACAGGCCGAGGCCGAACGCGAGAGGGCCGAACTCCTGTACGCCAACTACGACCTGGTCGACGAGGTGCTCTCGACGGTCCGGGCCGCCCGCGAGGAGGGGCGATCGTGGGAGGCCATCGAGGAGACGCTCGCTGACGGTGCCGAGCGGGGCATCGAGGCCGCGACGGCCGTGGTCGGCGTCGACGCCAGCGAGGGGACGGTGACCGTCGACGTGGACGACACCCGGATCGAACTCGAGGTCGCGGACGGCGTCGAGAAGAACGCCGACCGGCTCTACACCGAGGCAAAGCGCATCGAGGGGAAGAAAGAGGGGGCCAAGGCGGCGATCGAGGACACCCGGGAACGCCTCGAAGAGATCGAGGCCGAACGCGACGCCTGGGAGGCGACGGATGAGGAGGAAGAAACCGACGCCGAGGAGGCCGAGGACGTCGACTGGCTCGCGCGCTCGTCGATCCCGATCCGCCAGACCGAACAGTGGTACGAGCGGTTCCGGTGGTTCCACACGAGCGACGACTTCCTGGTGATCGGAGGCCGAAGCGCCGACCAGAACGAGGAACTCGTCAAGAAGTACCTTGATCGCGGGGACCTGTTCTTCCACACGCAGGCCCACGGCGCGCCGGCGACGATCCTGAAGGCGACCGGGCCCAGCGAGAGCCCGGACGACGACATCGAGATCCCCGAGACCAGCCGCGAGGAGGCCGCCCAGTTCGCGGTCTCGTACTCGACGGTCTGGAAGGAGGGCAAGTACGCCGCCGACGTCTACGAGGTCGATCACGATCAGGTGACCAAGACCCCCGAGAGCGGCGAGTACCTCGAGAAGGGGAGTTTCGCGATCCGGGGCGACCGAACCTACTACGAGGACACGCCGGTCGGCGTCGCGGTCGGGATCGCCTGCGAACCGGAGACGCGCGTGATCGGGGGGCCGCCCAGCGCCATCACCGACCGCGCCGAGACGACCATCGAGGTCGAACCGGGTCAGTACGCTCAAAATGACATCGCCAAGCGACTCTACCGCGATTTCAAGCAGCGGTTCGTCGACGAGACCTTCGTCCGGAAGGTCGCCAGCCCGGACCTGATCCAGGAGTTCCTGCCGCCGGGCGGCAGTCGGATGGTCGAGTGATAGCGGCGAACGGCGTCCGCGCCCTGCCGTCGATCACTCCGGGAACAGCTCGACCTCGCGTTCGATCCCGTCGATCCGTTCGACATCCGCGGGATCGAGCGACAGGTCGCGCGCGGCGCGGTTCGCCTCGAGGTGCTCGCGGCCGGACGCCTTGGGGATCGTGACGACGTCGTCGTGCGCCAGCACCCAGGCGATCGAGACGGCCGCGGGCGAGGTGCCGTGTTTCTCCGCGACGGCCCGAATCTCGGGCACGTCGAACACTTCCCCGCCGGCCAGCGGCGAGTACGCGACGACGGTGTACCCCCGATCGCGAGCCTGTTCGAGCACGCCGGGCTCCTGAAAGAGCGGGTGAAACTCCACCTGATTGGCGACCAGCGGGACCGAACAGGCCTCGGCGGCGCGGTCGTACTGCTCGGGCGTGAAGTTGCTCACCGCGAGACGGTCGGCCAGTCCCGCATCGTGGACGGCTTCGAGTGCCGCCATCGTCCCCTCCGGGTCGTAGCCGCCGCGCGGACGGTGGACGTACAGCAACTCGACCCGGTCGACGCCGAGCCGGTCGAGGCTGGCGCGGGTCCCCGCCTCGACTGCGTCTGGCGCGAGCGAGTCGACCCACAGCTTCGTCGCCAGCGTGACGTCCTCGCGGGGGACGGGACTGTCGGCCAGCCCCTCGCCGACGACGCGCTCGTTCTCGTAGATCTGTGCGGTGTCGAGGTGTCGATAGCCGACCTCGAGGGCCGTCTCGATCACGGCCGGGTCGTCGATGCTCATCGTCCCGAGTCCGACCTGCGGGAAGTCCATACCGACGACACGGCAGCGTGCCAGTAAGGCGTGTCGGCGTCGCGTCCCGGGACCGTCACGAAAAGCAACCCTTTTGCGCTCGCTGGGCGGACTGTCGGCCAATGCTGGGGTTGCGCTCGGCCGCCGGCCGCGCGAAGCGACGGCTCGTCGCCGACCTGCGTTCCGATCCGTATCTCGTGGCGATACTGGCCGTCACGATCTTTCTGGCGGGGCTGTACGTCTGGCACGAGATCCCGAACTTCGCCACCTGGGACGAGCGCGACCGGGTCCTCGACCCGCTGGTCGCCTACGGCCGGATCATCGACGAGCCGAGCCTCGGCGCGCTCCGGGAGGGAGTCATCTGGGGGCGCGAACCGTTCGGGGCGACGTTCTACCTCTACGGGCTGGCGCTGTTGCCGGTCGTGATCGCGGCCGCCCTCCTCGGCGATCTCGACGCGCTCGCGTCGCTCGGCTTGCCCGGGAAGGGGTCGGAGCTGTTCGGCTTCTGGGAGGTCTGGCACACCACCCCCGAGTGGATCTGGACGGCGAGCCTGCTTACCGTTCGCCTGCTGAACGTCGCTTTCGCCGCCGGTGTCGTGTATCTCACCTACCGGATCGGGACGTACCTGCGCGATCGGACGACCGGCCGACTCGCCGGGGCCTTCCTCGCGGTCACCTGGGGGCTGATCACCCTCGCCCACGAGGGCGGGGAGGACATCCCGTCGGTGTTCGCCCTGCTGCTGGCGCTGTACCTGCTGATCCGGTACGTCGAGACGGGCGAGCGCCGGCGGTTTTTCGAGGCCAGCGCCGTCGGCGCGGCCGCGATGACGCTGAAGCTGACCGTCGCGCCGATCGTGTTCACCATCGCCATCGCGCATCTCCTGCGGATCTACCGCGAGGGCGACTCCTGGCGGCGGCTGTTCGCGGACCGGGACCTGCTGATCGACGGGGCCGCCGTCGGGGCGGTCGTCATCCTGCTGGGGTTCCCGACGCTGCTGGTCGGCGGGTTCGTCGAGTTCTTTTCGCGTATCATCGGCCACCCGGCGTATCGAGTCGCCGTCGAGAAGGGGCCGAGCGCGCCGATCTGGTGGTGGTTCCTCCGCGGGTATGTCAACGCCTTCGGGCTCCCGCTGTTCCTCGCGAGCGTGTTCGGGCTCGGCGCGGCGCTCGTCCGCCTCCGGAATCGCTGGACCGACGGCTCGACGATCCTGCTCGCGTATCTCGGGTTGCACGTGTTCCTGCTGGCCGGCTTTCACGACTTCCGCCCGCATCACCTCCTGGCGACGCTGCCGCTGCTGGTCGTCTTCCTCGCCGCGGAACTCTCGCGGCTGGACGCGTCCCGGCCCGGGGTCGCCCGGTCGGTCGTCGCCGTCCTCCTGATCACGTCCGGCGCGTACGCCGCCGTCGGTTCGGCGGGATACGGCTCGATGGCGCGGGCAGAGGCGGTCGAGTGGATGGACGACAACGTCGAGCGTGACGCGACAATGGAGTTCTACACGCGCGGGTTCGAGGAGTCCGCGACGCCCCACTGGATCGACGCCCAGTACCCCTACGCCGGAGACGACCGCGCGTCACTCGAGCCCTGCCCGGAGTACGTGCAACTGTCCTACCGGGATCTGTTGTATCTCCGATCGGTTCCCGACGACCACCGGAGTTCCTACGTCCGGCACAACACAGCGGCGCGGGCCGCGCACGTCCGGGCGCTGCTCAACGGCAGTTACGGCTACGAGATCGTCGCCGAGTTCGGGGACCGACCGCCGGCGTTCGTGCCCAAGCGACCGACGCCCGGGTCGATCACCGAGATCCTCCCGCTGGGGATCTACCCCCAGTCCGATCAGTACGCCGACGAGCAGGAACTGCGGGCAAACCAGTACGTCGCGATTCTCGCGTACAACGGCAGCTGTGAGGAGCCGCTCCCGCGACCGGAATGATCGTGACCGTTGTACGTCTGCTCCGGGTCGACCGCATGACTGCGTGTGGTCACGAACGGACAGCAGGTCGCGGGCAGCATGCCAGCAATATCCGCCGCCCTGCACAGGGTTTTGTCCGTCCCGACGGTGGGGACGACCGATGGATCCGGTCGAGCTGTTCAACGAGATGCCGTTCGCGCGACTGCTGGGGATCGAGCTGACGGCGGCCGCGGACGGGCACGCCGAGGGGCGACTGCACGTCACGGACGACCACACCACGAACCCGGAGACGGGGGTCGTCCACGGCGGGGCGACGTTCGCGCTGGCAGACAGCGTCGCCGACGCCGCGGTCGTCTCGCTGGCCGGCGAGCTCGTGCCGACGGTCGACATGCGGATCGATTACCTCGCGCCGGTGACGACCGACGTGTACGCGGTGGCGGACGTCCTCCGGGACGGCGGATCGCTTGCAGTCGCGGAGGTCGAACTGTTCGACGAATCGGAGACGCACGTCGCGACTGCACACGGGGCCTACAAGACCGGCGGATCGGAGGCGGACAACGTCTGGCGCGGCTCACAACAGTAGTCCGGAAGCCACGCCCTCAGCTCACTTGGAGGGATCGGACAGCAGGTAACTGACGGCCAACACGAGATAGAGACGGCCGTGTGTGGCGAGATACGAGTCGAGCGCGTCCGGCGTCTCGAAGGCCTCGCCGTATCGGTCGTACAGCAGGGTCTGCTCGCCGTCCCAGTCGATCGCGTTTCGGAACTGCCCGAGGAGTTCGCTCCCGAGCGGGGACTCGACTGTCACCGTGTTCGGCAGGTTCGCCCAGTCGGTGACCTCGCTGAGGTCGAACGCGTCGAAGTCCCGAACGAGATCGAACGTGTCTTTCGGCGTCGTGTGCTCCGGAAGCGAGGGTCGGCCGTCGCGGTGCTGGAGCGCACCGGTCGCCAGCGCCTGGGCGACGGCCGGGTGCTCGGCCGGAACGACCACCGCGACGACGTCCTCGAGATACGCCGTGACGCCGGCAGGCGCAGACGGAGACGCACCGTTGACCTGCGGTGTCGGCCGGTCGTCCGACGAAGAGGTCACGTCAGAGGCGGAATCGCCACGGCGATCTCGGTCCATATACGTGGCTGACGACTCGCAGACAGTTAACGTTTGCAGTGAACTGCCTCGGGGTCGAGCCCGCGAGGCACTCGGCCTGTCTTTCTGTGAAGTACCTCGGGGTCGATCGGCGGCTCTCGTCCGAATAGGCGGACCACCTTTGTTCGATGCCGCCCAACCCCCGGTCGATGAGGACGATCAAGGACAGCGTCCACGACTACATCGAGGTCGAGGGCGTCGCCCGAAATCTGCTGGATGCTGCGGCGCTCTAGAAACTACCGCCAGTTCGCGACGGTGGATTGCTCGCGGCGTTCAGTGGCTCGTAGGACTCTGCACGGGGGCGACGCGCCAGAGCGTGAGCACGGCACGAGTGACCAGCGTTTCGAGAGGTTTTCGATGCAGTACGCCTCGATGTCGGCTGGGTCAGAGCTAGCCTCCGGAGGCGGATGAAAGTGTTCGAGACCTTCACGACGGAGCCGCAGCGGCGTCACTACCGTCACGTTCGAAGGGCAGATCGATCCGGAGTTCGTCGAACCACACGACTGGTCGCTTTCGTTGTGCCTCATCGACGAAGTAGACGATACCGAGTCGCGCGAGTCGCGTGAGTTCCTCGTGGACGTTCTTGACGTCTCGATCGACGACGCGGGCCGCCTCGTTGATGCTCGCCGGTCGGTCGCGCCGAACCGCCTCGATCAGATCGAGCGTCCGCGGCGTGAACGTCGACAGCAAGTCGTCGTAACTCTCGAAGGAGATCGTCGGCGGGGAGTCGACGTCTTCGTCCGCCTGCAGTCCTCGAATCGCCGCCTGGACGCCGTCATGAAACGCCGACGAGGGGCCGACGGTAACGACGAGCGTCGATTCGTGCTGGAGCTGTTCGCGTTCCATCGGATGCAACGGTGGCGTGTCAGTCATGGGGGTCACCTCGCTGGGGGTCGGCGGCGATCTCGAACGCTGATTTGGGGATCTCGCGCCAGAACCGATCCCAGAGATCGACCATTCCGGGAAACTCGATCTGGACCGGTTCGGGATCTGGGGCTGCATGGAGTTCGTGGCCTTTCGTGTCCTCGTGTGCGTTGTCGTACCGCCGGATCGTCCCGTCTTCGAGCGTCGCCGGCGGGTTCGGTTCGGTCGCCCCGTAGTGGAGGTTGTACGCCCACCCGGAGGAGTATACATCGCGGTCCGTCCGCATCACGAAGACGCGGACGAGCGTCCCGTCCTCGTACTTCATGGTCCGACTGATCCCGTCCAGCTCGTCCTCCGGCAGGGGACTCATCCTCGTCTATTGGTTGTGCGGCCAATAGCATAGTTCTATTGGTCAGGAGACCAATTGTCGGGATCCGGGTAGCGTGTCCAGCGTGGGAAACCAGTGGTTCCACAGCACGAAAACCGTCCAGTAGAACTATACGATTGCTCGACAACTCTCGGGTAATGCGAACGCGCCGGGAACTACTTTGCGCTGAATCCGTCGCTCGTATTCGAGAAGCCGGACTGCGATTTCGTTCCTGCCACTGGCGACACTCATACTGCCGGCTGTAACAAACTGAAGGAATTCGCCACCCCGGGGTGGCGAATATCTTTACGAACTTACAGCCGGCAGTATCAGCCAGAAACTCGAGCAGGCCGACCCTTCATGTCACAGGCCGCCCAATCCCCGTCCAATGAAGACGATCAAGGACAGCGTCCACGACTACATCGAGGTCGAGGGCGTCGCCCGCGATCTGCTTGACAGCGCGGCCGTCCAGCGACTCCGCCACGTCAAGCAACTCGGGACCGTGACGCTGGTCTATCCCTCCGCGAACCACACCCGATTCGAGCACTCGCTGGGGGTCTACCACCTCGCAAATCGCGCGCTCGATCACCTCGGTATCGAGGGCCAGCAGGCCGAACGCGTCCGGGCGGCCGCGCTGTTGCACGACGTCGGCCACGGCCCCTACAGCCACAACATCGAGGAGTTGATCCACCGTCACACCGGCAAGTACCACGACGAGGTCCACGACCTGCTCGGGTCGGGCCGAGTCGCCCGGATTCTCACCGAGCACGGTCTCAATCCCGACCGGGTCGCGGACATGGTCGCCGGCGATGGGGAACTCGGGCAACTGGTCTCGGGGGAACTCGACGTCGACCGGATGGACTACCTCGCGCGGGACGCCCACCACACCGGCGTCCCCTACGGGACGATCGACCACGGGCGGCTCGTCCGGGAACTGCGGTTCGTCGACGGCGACCTCGTGCTCGCGGAAGGCAACGTCCAGACCGCCGAGAGCCTGCTGCTCGCCCGGGCGCTGATGAACCCCGTCGTCTACGCTCATCACGTCGCCCGGATCGCCAAAGGGATGCTCCGGCGCGGGACCGAGCGCCTGCTCGCGGCGACGGACGTCACGCCCGATCGGCTCCGACGGATGGACGACAAGGACCTGCTGGTCGCGCTGCGCTCGAACGACGCGACCGCGACCTACGGCGAGCGGCTGAGCTACCGCGACCTCTACAAGCGCGCAGTCTGGGCCGAGATGGACGCCGTCCCCGACGAACTGCTGGACGCGCCCCACGGGACGGTCCGGGACCTGGAAGACGAGATCGCCGCGGACGCGGCCGTCGATCCCGAACACGTCATTCTGGACGTACCTGATCGACCCGAGATGACCGAAACCTCGAGTCGAGTGATCGTCGGCGGGCAGGTGCGACGGCTCGAAGACCAGTCGACGCTGGTGCAGGCGTTGCAGGCCGCCCAGCGCGACCAGTGGCGGCTCGGCGTGTACGCACCGGCCGACGTTCGGGAACGCGTCGGCGACGCCGCCGTGCGGGTGCTCGGACTCGATCTCGAAGAGCCGCTGGTCAGCGACGTTCGGCCGGGGATCCACGCGACCCTCGACGAATTTCAGTAGGGTTCAAACGTCACGACCGTCAACGACCGGGCATGGAAATCGAAGGGACGATGCTCACGGGCCGGGCGTTCGAGCCGATCGAGGGCCGGGTGGTGATCGAGGACGGGGAGATCACGACGGTCGAGGAGGCCGCCACCGACAGCGACGCGATCGTGCTGCCGGCCTTTGTCAACGCCCACACGCACATCGGCGATTCGATCGCCAAGGAGGCCGGTGCGGGGCTGTCGCTGGACGAACTCGTCGCGCCGCCGGACGGGCTGAAACACCGGCTGCTGCGACAGGCCTCCCGGGATGAGAAAGTCGACGCGATGGCCCGCTCGCTGCAGTTCATGGAACAGTCGGGAACGGGCGCGTTCATCGAGTTCCGCGAGGGCGGCGTCGAGGGCGTCGAGACGCTCGAGGACGCGCTCGAGGGGCTGGCCATCGAGAGTGTCGTCCTCGGCCGGGAGACGGTCGACGCGATGCACGCGAGCGACGGGTTCGGCGCGAGCGGGGCCCGGGACGGCGACTTCGACGCCGAACGGAACGCCGCCCGTCGAGCGGACAAACTCTTCGGGATCCACGCCGGCGAACGCGACAGCGCAGACATCAACCCCGCGATGGACCTCGATCCGGACTTCCTCGTGCACATGGTCCACCCCGAGCCGCTGCACTACCAGCGCCTGGACGACGAGGCGACCCCGGTTGTCGTCTGTCCGCGCTCGAATCTCGTGACCGGCGTCGGCGTCCCGCCGATCCGCGAGTTGCTCGATCGGACGACCGTCGCGCTGGGGACCGACAACGTCTTTCTCAACAGCCCCTCGATGTTCCGCGAGATGGAGTTCGCAAGCAAGCTCGCGGACGTCTCCGCCCGCGAGGTGCTCGGGATGGCGACCTGGGCCGGTGCCGACATCGCCGGGCTGAACACCGGCGAAATCGCCGAGGGCAAGGACGCCCGTCTGCTCGTGCTCGACGGCGACTCGGACAACCTCGCCGGCGCACAGGACGTCGTTCGGGCCGTCGTCCGGCGAGCGGGTGTCGACGACGTGCGCGAGGTCGTCCTCGCTTCGGAATGAGAGTCACACGCACGCTCGGCGCGTGACGGGCAGTTTTTAATCTCCGGGGGAGTAGCGCCGGCATGGACCGCCTCAGGCAGTCGATGCTCGACGCCCCGATCATCGAAAAGGACGGCTACCAGTACTTCGTCCACCCGATCAGCGACGGCGTCCCGATGCTCGAACCGGAACTGCTTCGCGAGATCGTCATCAAGATCATCCGTAAGGCGGAACTGGAAGACGTCGACAAGATCGTCACGCCTGCAGCGATGGGGATCCACATCTCGACTGCGGTCTCGCTGATGACCGACATCCCCCTGGTCGTGATCCGCAAGCGCCAGTACGGGCTGGAGGGCGAGGTCTCGCTTCAGCAGGCCACCGGCTACTCCGAGAACGAGATGTACGTCAACGACGTCTACGAGGGCGACAAGGTGCTCGTGCTGGACGACGTGCTCTCGACCGGCGGGACGCTCGTCGGCATCACCGGTGCCCTCGAGGAGATCGGGGCCGAGATCGTCGACATCGTCGCCGTCATCAAGAAGGTCGGCGGCGAGAACAAGGTCGAGGACACCGACTACGACGTCAAGACGCTGATCAACGTCGACGTCGTCGGCGGCGAAGTCGTCATCGAGGACCCGCAGGGCGACGGCTAGAAAGTACGGGAACGCCGGTTTTCGCGGACGTTTCGTCGCGGAACCTCTACGTCCAGGGGACGGACCGGTCCTGGATCTCGCCGGCGAGCTCGGTCCCCATCGTCTCCTCAACATCGGCGGCGTTCACGAGCGCCCACATGAGTTTG
This window of the Halapricum desulfuricans genome carries:
- a CDS encoding PaaI family thioesterase; protein product: MDPVELFNEMPFARLLGIELTAAADGHAEGRLHVTDDHTTNPETGVVHGGATFALADSVADAAVVSLAGELVPTVDMRIDYLAPVTTDVYAVADVLRDGGSLAVAEVELFDESETHVATAHGAYKTGGSEADNVWRGSQQ
- a CDS encoding aldo/keto reductase encodes the protein MDFPQVGLGTMSIDDPAVIETALEVGYRHLDTAQIYENERVVGEGLADSPVPREDVTLATKLWVDSLAPDAVEAGTRASLDRLGVDRVELLYVHRPRGGYDPEGTMAALEAVHDAGLADRLAVSNFTPEQYDRAAEACSVPLVANQVEFHPLFQEPGVLEQARDRGYTVVAYSPLAGGEVFDVPEIRAVAEKHGTSPAAVSIAWVLAHDDVVTIPKASGREHLEANRAARDLSLDPADVERIDGIEREVELFPE
- a CDS encoding toxin-antitoxin system TumE family protein, encoding MSPLPEDELDGISRTMKYEDGTLVRVFVMRTDRDVYSSGWAYNLHYGATEPNPPATLEDGTIRRYDNAHEDTKGHELHAAPDPEPVQIEFPGMVDLWDRFWREIPKSAFEIAADPQRGDPHD
- a CDS encoding ArnT family glycosyltransferase encodes the protein MLGLRSAAGRAKRRLVADLRSDPYLVAILAVTIFLAGLYVWHEIPNFATWDERDRVLDPLVAYGRIIDEPSLGALREGVIWGREPFGATFYLYGLALLPVVIAAALLGDLDALASLGLPGKGSELFGFWEVWHTTPEWIWTASLLTVRLLNVAFAAGVVYLTYRIGTYLRDRTTGRLAGAFLAVTWGLITLAHEGGEDIPSVFALLLALYLLIRYVETGERRRFFEASAVGAAAMTLKLTVAPIVFTIAIAHLLRIYREGDSWRRLFADRDLLIDGAAVGAVVILLGFPTLLVGGFVEFFSRIIGHPAYRVAVEKGPSAPIWWWFLRGYVNAFGLPLFLASVFGLGAALVRLRNRWTDGSTILLAYLGLHVFLLAGFHDFRPHHLLATLPLLVVFLAAELSRLDASRPGVARSVVAVLLITSGAYAAVGSAGYGSMARAEAVEWMDDNVERDATMEFYTRGFEESATPHWIDAQYPYAGDDRASLEPCPEYVQLSYRDLLYLRSVPDDHRSSYVRHNTAARAAHVRALLNGSYGYEIVAEFGDRPPAFVPKRPTPGSITEILPLGIYPQSDQYADEQELRANQYVAILAYNGSCEEPLPRPE
- a CDS encoding HVO_A0114 family putative DNA-binding protein → MEREQLQHESTLVVTVGPSSAFHDGVQAAIRGLQADEDVDSPPTISFESYDDLLSTFTPRTLDLIEAVRRDRPASINEAARVVDRDVKNVHEELTRLARLGIVYFVDEAQRKRPVVWFDELRIDLPFERDGSDAAAAPS
- the rqcH gene encoding ribosome rescue protein RqcH, translating into MDEKRELTSVDIAALAGELGQYRGAHVDKVYLYPDEDLLRFRMSDYDRGRTELLIEVGENKRAHVADPEHVPDAPERPPNFAMMLRNRLSGATLEAVEQFEFDRILTLRFEREADSTTVVAELFGDGNVAVLDENDDVVDCLETVRLKSRTVVPGSHYEFPSARFNPLTVDYERFRERMAQSDSDVVRTLATQLNFGGLYGEELCSRAGVPYNQDIEATGDEEFEALYREIESLSRRLGEGDLDARVYYESDGDDRVRVDVTPFPLAEYADRESEPFESFNEALDDYFTNVDADHSDRDGGEERGRPDFEAEIEKQKRIIDQQQQAIEDFERQAEAERERAELLYANYDLVDEVLSTVRAAREEGRSWEAIEETLADGAERGIEAATAVVGVDASEGTVTVDVDDTRIELEVADGVEKNADRLYTEAKRIEGKKEGAKAAIEDTRERLEEIEAERDAWEATDEEEETDAEEAEDVDWLARSSIPIRQTEQWYERFRWFHTSDDFLVIGGRSADQNEELVKKYLDRGDLFFHTQAHGAPATILKATGPSESPDDDIEIPETSREEAAQFAVSYSTVWKEGKYAADVYEVDHDQVTKTPESGEYLEKGSFAIRGDRTYYEDTPVGVAVGIACEPETRVIGGPPSAITDRAETTIEVEPGQYAQNDIAKRLYRDFKQRFVDETFVRKVASPDLIQEFLPPGGSRMVE
- a CDS encoding HD domain-containing protein, with amino-acid sequence MKTIKDSVHDYIEVEGVARDLLDSAAVQRLRHVKQLGTVTLVYPSANHTRFEHSLGVYHLANRALDHLGIEGQQAERVRAAALLHDVGHGPYSHNIEELIHRHTGKYHDEVHDLLGSGRVARILTEHGLNPDRVADMVAGDGELGQLVSGELDVDRMDYLARDAHHTGVPYGTIDHGRLVRELRFVDGDLVLAEGNVQTAESLLLARALMNPVVYAHHVARIAKGMLRRGTERLLAATDVTPDRLRRMDDKDLLVALRSNDATATYGERLSYRDLYKRAVWAEMDAVPDELLDAPHGTVRDLEDEIAADAAVDPEHVILDVPDRPEMTETSSRVIVGGQVRRLEDQSTLVQALQAAQRDQWRLGVYAPADVRERVGDAAVRVLGLDLEEPLVSDVRPGIHATLDEFQ
- the hpt gene encoding hypoxanthine/guanine phosphoribosyltransferase; protein product: MDRLRQSMLDAPIIEKDGYQYFVHPISDGVPMLEPELLREIVIKIIRKAELEDVDKIVTPAAMGIHISTAVSLMTDIPLVVIRKRQYGLEGEVSLQQATGYSENEMYVNDVYEGDKVLVLDDVLSTGGTLVGITGALEEIGAEIVDIVAVIKKVGGENKVEDTDYDVKTLINVDVVGGEVVIEDPQGDG
- a CDS encoding amidohydrolase family protein, with translation MEIEGTMLTGRAFEPIEGRVVIEDGEITTVEEAATDSDAIVLPAFVNAHTHIGDSIAKEAGAGLSLDELVAPPDGLKHRLLRQASRDEKVDAMARSLQFMEQSGTGAFIEFREGGVEGVETLEDALEGLAIESVVLGRETVDAMHASDGFGASGARDGDFDAERNAARRADKLFGIHAGERDSADINPAMDLDPDFLVHMVHPEPLHYQRLDDEATPVVVCPRSNLVTGVGVPPIRELLDRTTVALGTDNVFLNSPSMFREMEFASKLADVSAREVLGMATWAGADIAGLNTGEIAEGKDARLLVLDGDSDNLAGAQDVVRAVVRRAGVDDVREVVLASE